The Sorangiineae bacterium MSr11367 genome window below encodes:
- a CDS encoding fatty acid desaturase — protein sequence MLPRNAADYRTILWVLVMPVVALVQYRNPELIPKMWWVSVYFAVAAGVIAHNHNHVPTFSSKRANSIFSNWISFFYGYPTFVWIPTHNLNHHKYVNKVGDATITWRHTNRNNALVAITYFFVTSYYQSFPIGEFIKKAKKNNPKLYRQIVTQYVVFFGGHVTAISIACMMHGLKTGLFVWFCTLGGPALFSLWTLTFFNYGQHVHTDPWSAHNHSRTFDGRLLNFLLFNNGLHTAHHESASTHWSELPAAYAKIKEQIHPELRESNFWWWVFRQYFLSVVVPSLGSKQIGRAPFDPPTGEKVRKVRSESVGEAVEAGINAQMI from the coding sequence ATGCTACCGCGTAACGCCGCCGACTATCGCACGATTCTCTGGGTTTTGGTCATGCCCGTGGTGGCACTGGTCCAATATCGAAACCCCGAGCTGATTCCCAAAATGTGGTGGGTCAGCGTTTACTTCGCCGTGGCGGCAGGCGTGATCGCGCACAACCACAACCACGTGCCGACGTTCTCGAGCAAGCGGGCCAATTCGATCTTCTCGAATTGGATCTCGTTCTTCTACGGCTACCCCACCTTCGTGTGGATCCCCACGCACAACTTGAATCACCACAAGTACGTGAACAAAGTGGGCGATGCGACCATTACTTGGCGCCACACGAACCGCAACAACGCCCTGGTCGCCATCACGTACTTCTTCGTGACGTCGTATTATCAATCGTTCCCGATTGGTGAGTTCATCAAGAAGGCCAAGAAGAACAACCCGAAGCTGTATCGACAGATTGTCACGCAGTACGTCGTCTTCTTCGGCGGCCATGTCACTGCAATCAGCATTGCATGCATGATGCACGGGTTGAAGACGGGCCTCTTCGTGTGGTTCTGCACGCTGGGTGGTCCTGCGTTGTTCTCGCTCTGGACGCTGACGTTCTTCAACTATGGTCAGCACGTCCACACCGATCCTTGGTCGGCGCACAACCACTCGCGCACCTTCGATGGGCGTCTTCTGAACTTCCTCCTCTTCAACAACGGCCTCCACACCGCGCACCACGAGAGTGCGAGCACGCATTGGAGCGAGCTGCCGGCCGCGTACGCGAAGATCAAGGAGCAGATTCACCCCGAGCTGCGTGAATCGAATTTCTGGTGGTGGGTTTTCCGTCAGTATTTCCTTTCGGTCGTCGTTCCCAGCCTCGGCAGCAAGCAGATCGGCCGTGCGCCGTTCGACCCGCCGACGGGGGAGAAGGTTCGCAAGGTTCGGTCGGAGTCCGTAGGTGAAGCGGTCGAAGCCGGCATCAATGCGCAGATGATCTGA
- a CDS encoding VWA domain-containing protein: MPVPQWLRRGSSFAKSTFGRSTRARRGLAACAVVLAAGGLVLFRAPHGVGATPGIPYVSPPLIAEPELPKLPLTPPATGSNASTFSGPGAHGSIALSHSKVLADARQTLYAELQVQADKEDRKGVHAPLSIAVVLDTSGSMSGDKIEQAKESVIKLIRQMDDADELAVIRYSDEASTVVPLGRVSEVRTQAIARVKNLDADGGTAIPRGLALGLNQVSARSSERVRRVILVSDGLDSTRAQAERLAANSFERGIVVSSLGIGLDFDEGYMSSVASRGHGNFGFVKDAPALATFLKRELDETAKTVVENATVRVTLPQGVNFQRASGADARALGNGEVELKLGSLFAGDERRVLLEMESNGTSGRDTMKFLAHAAWDRVGGQHADVDVAPLTVVATNDPAEVEKGRDPTVLASAASVTASRRQMEAAEAYNRGDVRKAEALAEQSIVDLQAAATAAPAPVAASLVNQAGSYTRAKKGFHSFAPSSVEAKELSKSVVQDEARNMARKAY; encoded by the coding sequence ATGCCTGTGCCCCAGTGGTTACGGAGAGGGTCGTCTTTTGCCAAAAGTACGTTCGGGCGCTCGACGCGGGCCCGCCGCGGATTGGCCGCCTGCGCGGTCGTGCTTGCCGCCGGCGGATTGGTGCTCTTCCGCGCGCCCCATGGCGTGGGTGCGACCCCGGGTATCCCCTATGTCAGTCCGCCGCTCATCGCGGAGCCCGAGCTTCCGAAGCTTCCCCTCACCCCGCCCGCGACAGGAAGCAACGCGTCGACCTTTTCGGGGCCCGGTGCGCATGGATCCATCGCGTTGAGCCATTCGAAGGTGCTCGCGGATGCGCGGCAAACGCTCTACGCCGAGCTGCAGGTCCAAGCCGACAAGGAGGACCGAAAGGGCGTGCACGCACCGCTGTCGATCGCGGTGGTGCTCGACACGTCGGGCTCGATGAGCGGGGACAAGATCGAGCAGGCGAAGGAGTCGGTCATCAAGTTGATTCGCCAGATGGATGACGCCGACGAACTCGCGGTCATCCGCTATTCGGACGAAGCCTCGACGGTGGTGCCGCTCGGACGGGTGAGCGAGGTGCGCACGCAAGCCATCGCGCGCGTGAAGAACCTCGATGCCGACGGCGGTACGGCCATCCCGCGCGGCCTCGCGCTCGGCCTCAACCAGGTGAGCGCTCGCTCGAGTGAACGGGTGCGGCGCGTCATCCTGGTGAGCGACGGCCTCGATTCGACGCGCGCGCAAGCCGAGCGACTCGCGGCGAACAGCTTCGAGCGCGGCATCGTGGTTTCGTCCTTGGGCATCGGCCTGGACTTCGACGAGGGCTACATGTCGAGCGTGGCCAGCCGCGGGCACGGCAACTTCGGCTTCGTTAAAGACGCCCCCGCACTCGCGACGTTCTTGAAACGTGAGCTCGACGAGACGGCGAAAACCGTGGTCGAAAATGCCACGGTGCGGGTCACCCTTCCCCAGGGCGTCAACTTCCAGCGTGCCTCCGGTGCCGACGCACGCGCGCTCGGCAACGGTGAAGTCGAGCTCAAACTGGGTTCGCTGTTCGCGGGCGACGAGCGGCGCGTCCTGCTCGAAATGGAGAGCAACGGCACCTCCGGACGCGACACGATGAAGTTCCTCGCCCACGCGGCCTGGGATCGCGTCGGCGGCCAGCACGCCGACGTCGACGTGGCACCGCTCACCGTGGTGGCCACGAACGATCCCGCCGAGGTGGAGAAAGGGCGCGATCCCACGGTGCTTGCGAGCGCGGCCAGCGTGACGGCCTCGCGCCGTCAGATGGAGGCCGCCGAGGCGTACAACCGCGGCGACGTGCGCAAGGCCGAGGCCTTGGCCGAGCAGAGCATCGTCGATCTGCAGGCAGCGGCCACCGCAGCACCGGCCCCCGTCGCGGCGTCATTGGTCAACCAGGCGGGCTCGTACACCCGCGCCAAAAAGGGCTTCCACAGCTTTGCGCCGTCGAGCGTCGAGGCGAAGGAGCTGTCCAAGAGCGTCGTGCAGGACGAGGCCCGCAACATGGCACGAAAGGCCTATTGA
- a CDS encoding OmpA family protein, producing the protein MRLRSLASTVSSFALLLTGLAYSTPAAAQAKGFALDRFDPSERGSEWFVLDTLDMRGKVRPAFGVVGEWGRKPLSVYDKANDDKELGSIVENQFFVHVGGSLALAERIRLGVNLPIAAYQNGDKITSNGREFTPPESALGDLRLSADLRLFGRYGGPITAALGASVYLPTGDQDNYTSDGKTRVQPHVNVAGDIGLFAYALKGGFNYRPLDDEYAQGKRLGSEIFGAVSAGLRLANKKLLIGPELYGSTVVTDEKSFFKKRTTPAEVMLGLHYTAGDFRVGAGVGTGVFAGSRGWGSPQFRGLLSLEWMPAYTEDSDGDGVPDGEDACPTQPGVKTNDPKTNGCPPVVAPADRDSDGIVDSEDACPDVPGVKTNDPKTNGCPADKDGDGVYDRDDACIDVPGVKTNDPKTNGCPPDKDGDGVYDKEDACVDVPGVKTSDPKTNGCPPDRDKDGIVDNLDACPDQPGPSDPDPKKNGCPAARIEAGQIKIIQQVKFKTNSATIVESDAILNAVLAVLKEHAEIKKIRVEGHSDNTGKAAYNKTLSQKRAASVAKWLSDHGIDKKRVIAKGWGQEKPIDTNNTEEGRANNRRVEFHIEETPEAPAKAEKAPKAPKKKK; encoded by the coding sequence ATGCGACTACGCTCCCTTGCTTCGACTGTTTCATCGTTCGCGCTGCTGTTAACAGGTCTCGCCTACTCCACGCCCGCTGCCGCACAGGCCAAAGGTTTCGCGCTCGATCGGTTCGACCCGTCGGAGCGTGGCAGCGAATGGTTCGTCCTCGACACCCTCGACATGAGGGGGAAGGTCCGACCGGCCTTCGGCGTCGTGGGGGAATGGGGGCGCAAGCCCCTGTCGGTGTACGACAAGGCCAATGACGACAAGGAGCTCGGCTCCATTGTCGAGAACCAGTTCTTCGTGCACGTCGGCGGGTCACTCGCCTTGGCCGAGCGCATTCGCCTCGGCGTCAACTTGCCCATCGCCGCGTACCAAAACGGCGACAAGATCACATCGAACGGGCGTGAGTTCACCCCGCCGGAGTCGGCCCTGGGCGATCTGCGCCTCAGCGCCGACCTACGGCTTTTCGGGCGCTACGGCGGGCCGATCACCGCGGCCCTCGGCGCCTCGGTGTACCTGCCCACCGGCGATCAGGACAACTACACGAGCGACGGGAAGACCCGTGTGCAGCCGCACGTGAACGTGGCCGGCGACATCGGGCTCTTCGCGTACGCCTTGAAAGGCGGCTTCAACTACCGCCCGCTCGACGACGAGTATGCCCAGGGAAAGAGGCTCGGTAGCGAGATTTTCGGCGCGGTGTCGGCCGGTCTTCGCCTGGCCAACAAGAAGCTGCTCATCGGTCCGGAGCTCTATGGCAGCACCGTGGTGACGGACGAGAAGTCGTTCTTCAAGAAGCGGACGACGCCCGCAGAGGTCATGCTCGGCCTGCACTACACGGCCGGTGACTTCCGAGTCGGCGCCGGCGTCGGCACCGGCGTGTTCGCCGGCTCTCGCGGGTGGGGCTCTCCGCAGTTTCGCGGGTTGCTGAGCCTCGAGTGGATGCCCGCCTACACCGAGGACTCCGACGGAGATGGTGTGCCGGACGGCGAAGATGCATGTCCGACGCAGCCCGGTGTGAAGACGAACGACCCGAAGACCAACGGCTGCCCGCCGGTCGTGGCCCCGGCCGATCGCGACTCCGACGGCATCGTGGACAGCGAAGACGCATGCCCCGACGTTCCCGGTGTGAAGACGAACGACCCGAAGACCAACGGCTGCCCGGCCGACAAGGACGGCGACGGCGTCTACGACCGCGATGACGCGTGCATCGACGTTCCGGGCGTGAAGACGAACGATCCCAAGACCAACGGTTGCCCGCCCGACAAGGACGGCGACGGCGTCTACGACAAGGAAGACGCGTGCGTCGACGTGCCTGGCGTGAAGACCAGCGATCCCAAGACCAACGGTTGCCCGCCCGATCGTGACAAGGACGGCATCGTCGACAACTTGGACGCGTGCCCGGATCAACCCGGTCCGTCGGATCCCGATCCGAAGAAGAACGGTTGCCCCGCCGCACGCATCGAAGCGGGTCAGATCAAGATCATCCAGCAGGTGAAGTTCAAGACCAACAGCGCGACGATCGTCGAGAGCGACGCGATTCTGAACGCGGTCTTGGCGGTCCTGAAGGAGCACGCGGAGATCAAGAAGATCCGCGTCGAAGGCCACTCCGACAACACGGGCAAGGCTGCCTACAACAAGACCCTGAGTCAGAAGCGCGCGGCCTCTGTAGCCAAATGGCTCAGCGACCACGGCATCGACAAGAAGCGCGTGATCGCGAAGGGTTGGGGCCAGGAGAAGCCCATCGACACGAACAACACGGAAGAAGGCCGCGCGAACAATCGCCGCGTCGAATTCCACATCGAAGAGACCCCGGAAGCACCCGCGAAGGCTGAGAAGGCGCCGAAGGCACCGAAGAAGAAGAAGTAA
- a CDS encoding sulfurtransferase: MKMKDVRAEYLTDVRWLSNEGAKDSSVRIIDARWYLQGKDGREEYARGHIPGAVFVALEDITADEGPGRHPIPSAEKFAEAMRAAGVSKETQVIAYDDAGGSIAARLLWLLRRFGHAKAAVLDGGLAAWTAAGHPLTTEVPAIARGTFEPNADPRIVSVDKAHVDAARARGDSLVLDARAAERYRGDLEPIDARPGHIPGAKSAPWSLNMREGRFRSNADLRSHYEALGAGRAKEIIVYCGSGVTACHDWLALELAGFDRVKLYEGSWSDWARDPSLPAQKGDE; the protein is encoded by the coding sequence ATGAAAATGAAAGACGTTCGCGCGGAATACCTGACCGATGTTCGTTGGCTCTCCAATGAAGGAGCAAAGGATTCTTCCGTTCGCATCATCGATGCGCGTTGGTACCTCCAGGGCAAAGACGGGCGCGAGGAATACGCGCGCGGGCACATTCCCGGCGCCGTGTTCGTGGCGCTCGAAGACATCACCGCGGACGAAGGGCCGGGGCGCCATCCCATTCCGAGCGCAGAGAAATTCGCCGAGGCGATGCGCGCGGCCGGCGTATCGAAGGAGACGCAGGTCATCGCGTACGACGATGCCGGCGGTTCGATTGCCGCGCGTCTCTTGTGGCTTTTGCGGCGATTCGGTCACGCGAAGGCGGCCGTGCTCGATGGCGGCCTCGCCGCGTGGACGGCGGCGGGACATCCTCTGACGACGGAGGTGCCGGCCATCGCGCGCGGCACCTTCGAGCCGAACGCCGATCCGCGCATCGTGTCCGTGGACAAGGCGCACGTGGATGCAGCCCGCGCGCGCGGGGACTCGCTCGTCCTAGATGCGCGCGCAGCCGAGCGTTACCGCGGTGACCTCGAGCCGATCGATGCGCGCCCCGGGCACATTCCGGGTGCGAAGAGCGCGCCGTGGTCACTCAACATGCGCGAGGGGCGCTTCCGCAGCAATGCGGACCTGCGCTCGCACTACGAGGCATTGGGGGCGGGCCGCGCCAAGGAGATCATCGTGTACTGCGGCTCCGGCGTGACCGCGTGCCACGATTGGCTCGCGCTCGAGTTGGCCGGCTTCGATCGGGTGAAGCTCTACGAGGGAAGCTGGAGCGACTGGGCCCGCGACCCGAGCCTGCCCGCTCAGAAAGGCGACGAGTGA
- a CDS encoding PA2169 family four-helix-bundle protein encodes MVVPTIDSELVVTLNRLIVADYDAIEAYEAAIPRLSVDEDQRTLRRFVEDHQRHIEKLAFFVRQNGGRPVDHADLRRIVAKGKVVIGGFMGDDAVLGAMCSNEQETNDVYARAGTGSYAQPLRLLLARYLDDERQHREWLERRITMTPKGETILPCL; translated from the coding sequence ATGGTCGTACCCACCATCGACAGTGAGCTCGTCGTCACGCTCAATCGACTGATCGTGGCCGACTACGACGCGATCGAAGCGTACGAGGCGGCCATTCCCCGCCTGTCCGTGGACGAGGACCAGCGGACGTTGCGGCGTTTCGTCGAGGATCACCAGCGCCACATCGAGAAGCTCGCCTTCTTCGTGCGGCAGAACGGCGGCCGGCCGGTGGACCATGCCGATCTGCGCCGCATCGTGGCCAAGGGCAAGGTCGTCATCGGCGGCTTCATGGGGGACGATGCCGTGCTCGGCGCCATGTGCAGCAACGAGCAGGAGACGAACGATGTTTACGCGCGGGCCGGCACGGGCTCCTACGCGCAGCCGCTGCGCCTGCTCCTCGCACGCTACCTCGACGACGAGCGCCAACACCGCGAGTGGCTCGAGCGCCGCATCACCATGACGCCCAAAGGCGAAACGATTCTGCCCTGCCTCTAG
- a CDS encoding MYXO-CTERM sorting domain-containing protein: MIASRWIALSSAIAMAAATFTMATAARAAVCTSDPECAAATPNTPHCNNNVCAQCSNDSHCAAAGTRTPKCLPTGICGCTDDKSCGGENSGLICTGTSPAAGTPPYCVTGCAVDGDAGPRNECPTGYTCSQTNGTVGQCQRACIVLANECPTSNPVNQCKIITLPNLGDCVECRTNGECNGRPGAEICRVSSNSCVQCVTNADCTGKANGPICRTGSSCGCNVDTDCGTGRICEATTKVCLAGCRGSGGVDGGGNCPPGTTCNASGGGSGQCVPVSDGGTDAGDAGSDGGTGDGSVGDGSAGDGGEEDGGEEDGGEEDASADGSTGDGSVEDGSTGDGSTGDGGADGGGDAADAGRSDAGDGGSGNDAGDNNGNYMTSLEGGGCDCSVVPSEDSLPIGGLLAVGGFFAFFTRRRARSPKKDEGTDQP, encoded by the coding sequence ATGATCGCTTCTCGTTGGATCGCGCTTTCTTCCGCCATTGCGATGGCGGCAGCCACGTTCACGATGGCCACGGCAGCCCGCGCGGCAGTGTGCACGTCCGATCCCGAGTGCGCGGCCGCCACCCCGAACACGCCCCATTGCAACAACAACGTGTGCGCGCAGTGTTCCAACGATAGCCACTGTGCGGCGGCAGGCACGCGAACGCCGAAGTGCCTTCCCACGGGCATCTGCGGATGCACGGACGACAAGAGCTGCGGCGGCGAGAACTCCGGATTGATTTGCACGGGAACGTCACCCGCCGCGGGGACGCCCCCGTATTGCGTGACGGGCTGCGCGGTCGATGGCGATGCCGGTCCGCGCAACGAATGCCCGACGGGCTACACGTGCAGCCAGACGAATGGGACCGTGGGGCAGTGCCAGCGGGCGTGCATCGTCCTGGCCAACGAGTGCCCCACGTCGAACCCGGTCAACCAGTGCAAGATCATCACGCTGCCCAACCTTGGCGATTGCGTGGAGTGCCGGACCAACGGCGAATGCAACGGCCGCCCGGGCGCCGAAATCTGTCGTGTGTCGTCGAACTCGTGCGTCCAATGCGTGACGAACGCCGACTGCACCGGCAAGGCGAACGGCCCCATCTGCCGCACGGGTTCGAGCTGTGGGTGCAACGTCGATACGGATTGCGGAACGGGCCGAATCTGCGAAGCCACCACCAAGGTTTGCCTGGCGGGGTGCCGGGGAAGCGGCGGCGTCGACGGCGGCGGCAATTGCCCGCCCGGAACGACCTGCAACGCCAGCGGAGGCGGCTCGGGCCAATGCGTTCCCGTCAGCGACGGCGGCACGGACGCGGGCGACGCCGGAAGCGACGGCGGCACCGGCGATGGCAGCGTGGGCGACGGCAGCGCCGGCGATGGCGGAGAAGAAGACGGCGGAGAGGAAGACGGCGGAGAGGAAGACGCAAGCGCCGATGGCAGCACCGGCGATGGCAGCGTGGAGGATGGCAGCACGGGCGATGGCAGCACCGGCGATGGCGGCGCCGATGGCGGTGGCGATGCCGCCGACGCAGGCCGGTCCGATGCAGGAGACGGCGGCAGTGGCAACGATGCAGGCGACAACAATGGCAATTACATGACGTCGCTCGAGGGAGGCGGCTGCGATTGCTCGGTGGTGCCGTCGGAAGACTCGCTGCCAATTGGCGGGCTGCTCGCCGTGGGCGGGTTCTTCGCGTTCTTCACGCGGCGACGCGCGCGGAGCCCGAAGAAGGACGAGGGCACCGACCAGCCGTAG
- a CDS encoding Uma2 family endonuclease, which yields MGDPARKKATYEDILALPEGITGEILGGVLHTRPRPRVKHANAGSALGALIMGPFKFGRGGPGGWVILDEPELHAPAGDIAVPDLAGWRRERMPELPDVLYIELCPDWVCEILSPSTAVLDRREKMPFYLQWGVRHLWLVDPALHTLEIYRAEHERWMLLGTWSENDVLRAEPFDAIELELGLLWQR from the coding sequence ATGGGCGACCCGGCGCGAAAGAAAGCGACCTACGAGGATATCCTCGCGCTCCCGGAAGGGATCACGGGCGAAATCCTCGGGGGCGTGCTGCATACGCGACCTCGGCCACGGGTGAAGCACGCAAACGCGGGCTCGGCGTTGGGGGCTCTCATTATGGGCCCCTTCAAATTTGGCCGCGGTGGTCCTGGCGGCTGGGTCATCCTGGACGAGCCCGAACTGCACGCCCCCGCCGGCGATATTGCGGTCCCGGATCTCGCCGGATGGCGTCGGGAACGCATGCCGGAGCTTCCGGACGTCCTGTACATCGAGCTTTGCCCTGACTGGGTCTGCGAGATCCTCTCCCCTTCCACCGCCGTGCTGGACCGACGAGAAAAGATGCCCTTTTACCTGCAGTGGGGCGTACGGCATCTCTGGCTCGTCGACCCTGCCCTCCACACCTTGGAAATCTACCGCGCGGAGCATGAGCGCTGGATGCTTCTCGGCACCTGGTCCGAAAACGATGTGCTGCGCGCGGAGCCGTTCGACGCCATCGAGCTCGAGCTCGGCCTCCTCTGGCAGCGCTAG
- the acnA gene encoding aconitate hydratase AcnA, with amino-acid sequence MSANSFGSQSILKVHDEEFTIYRLSALDAKYPSWKKLPYALKILLENLLRTEDGTAVRAEDIEALANWQAKAEPNREIAFTPSRVLLQDFTGVPAIVDLAAMRDAMRKMGGDPKKINPLQAVELVIDHSVQVDSFGTNLALKQNADLEFDRNHERYQFLRWGQTAFSNFRVVPPDTGIVHQVNLEYLARVVFTTKDVGKNGKRAEAYPDTLVGTDSHTTMINGLGVLGWGVGGIEAEAAMLGQPVSMLIPQVIGFRLHGQLPEGTTATDLVLTVTQMLRRKGVVGKFVEFYGEGLAALPLADRATIANMAPEYGATCGIFPVDEETLRYLRLSGRPESLIALVEAYAKEQGIFHTKDTPAANYTDTLELDLRTVEASLAGPTRPQDRVRLSDAKKSFDDALKVMLARTQPTVPDKQMAALKTEGGGGAAVGAKASATEPAIPLPPESKTAIEEAVQELQHGAVVIAAITSCTNTSNPSVLMAAGLLAKKAVERGLTVQPWVKSSLAPGSKVVTEYLTQAGLLPYLEKLHFNVVGYGCTTCIGNSGPLPPPVSKAIEEGNLMVAAVLSGNRNFEGRVHPEVRANYLASPPLVVAYALAGRMDIDLTHEPIGEDVQGKPVFLADIWPSQKEIQDTVLEAVKSGSFQKVYAEVFAGDEAWQGLKIPEGDLYGWDDKSTYVKHPPYFVDLPEKPAPVIDIRGARVLALLGDSITTDHISPAGSIRKDGPAGRYLIEHGVAPKDFNSYGARRGNHEVMVRGTFANIRLRNQLAPGTEGGVTRHLPDGEQMSIFDASVRYQNEGVPLVVLAGKEYGSGSSRDWAAKGPKLLGVRAVIAESYERIHRSNLVGMGILPLQFGAGDSAQSLGLTGEEVFDIDGLPALLATGLTHGRELTVKAKRADGIVREFVATVRIDTPQEIHYYQHGGILPFVLRQLLATKN; translated from the coding sequence ATGTCAGCGAACAGCTTTGGCAGTCAATCGATACTCAAGGTCCACGACGAGGAATTCACGATTTACCGTTTGAGCGCACTCGACGCGAAATACCCGTCGTGGAAAAAGCTCCCCTACGCGCTCAAGATCCTCCTCGAGAACCTGCTCCGCACCGAAGATGGAACCGCCGTGCGCGCCGAGGACATCGAGGCGCTGGCCAATTGGCAGGCGAAGGCCGAGCCGAATCGGGAGATCGCCTTCACCCCGAGCCGCGTGCTCCTTCAGGACTTCACCGGCGTTCCCGCCATCGTCGACCTCGCGGCCATGCGCGATGCCATGCGCAAGATGGGCGGCGACCCCAAGAAGATCAACCCGCTTCAGGCCGTCGAGTTGGTCATCGACCACTCCGTGCAGGTCGACTCGTTCGGGACGAACCTCGCGCTCAAGCAGAATGCGGACTTGGAGTTCGATCGCAACCACGAGCGTTACCAGTTCTTGCGTTGGGGCCAGACGGCGTTCTCGAACTTCCGCGTGGTGCCGCCGGATACCGGCATCGTGCACCAAGTGAACCTCGAGTACCTCGCCCGCGTGGTGTTCACCACGAAGGACGTCGGCAAGAACGGCAAGCGCGCCGAGGCCTATCCGGACACCTTGGTCGGAACCGACTCGCACACCACGATGATCAACGGCCTCGGCGTCCTCGGGTGGGGTGTCGGCGGTATCGAGGCCGAGGCCGCGATGCTTGGCCAGCCCGTGTCGATGCTCATTCCGCAGGTCATCGGCTTCCGCCTTCACGGCCAGCTGCCCGAGGGCACCACGGCGACCGATCTCGTGCTTACCGTCACGCAGATGCTCCGCCGCAAGGGTGTCGTCGGTAAGTTCGTCGAGTTCTACGGCGAAGGCCTCGCCGCGCTGCCGCTCGCCGATCGCGCGACCATCGCGAACATGGCGCCCGAGTACGGCGCCACCTGCGGCATCTTCCCCGTCGACGAAGAGACGCTGCGCTACCTGCGCCTCTCCGGCCGCCCCGAGTCGCTGATTGCGCTCGTCGAGGCGTACGCCAAGGAGCAGGGCATCTTCCACACGAAGGACACGCCTGCCGCGAACTACACCGACACGTTGGAGCTCGACCTGCGCACAGTGGAAGCCAGCCTCGCCGGCCCCACGCGTCCGCAAGACCGCGTACGTCTGAGCGACGCGAAGAAGTCGTTCGACGACGCACTCAAGGTCATGCTCGCCCGCACGCAGCCCACGGTGCCGGACAAGCAGATGGCCGCGCTCAAGACGGAGGGCGGTGGTGGTGCGGCCGTCGGTGCGAAAGCCTCGGCCACCGAGCCGGCCATTCCCTTGCCGCCCGAGAGCAAGACGGCCATCGAGGAGGCGGTGCAAGAACTCCAACATGGCGCGGTGGTCATCGCGGCCATCACGAGCTGCACGAACACGTCGAACCCGTCGGTGCTCATGGCCGCGGGCTTGCTCGCCAAGAAGGCCGTCGAGCGCGGCCTCACCGTGCAGCCGTGGGTCAAGTCGAGCCTGGCCCCAGGATCGAAAGTCGTCACCGAGTACCTGACCCAGGCCGGTCTGCTCCCGTACCTGGAGAAGCTGCACTTCAACGTCGTCGGCTACGGTTGCACCACCTGCATTGGCAACAGCGGCCCACTCCCGCCCCCGGTCTCGAAGGCCATCGAGGAGGGGAACCTCATGGTGGCGGCGGTCCTCAGCGGCAACCGCAACTTCGAGGGCCGCGTGCACCCGGAGGTTCGCGCGAACTACCTCGCCTCGCCGCCGCTCGTCGTGGCCTACGCCCTGGCGGGCCGCATGGACATCGACCTGACGCACGAGCCCATCGGCGAGGACGTGCAAGGCAAGCCGGTGTTCTTGGCGGACATCTGGCCGTCGCAGAAGGAGATCCAGGACACGGTGCTCGAGGCCGTGAAATCCGGATCGTTCCAGAAGGTGTACGCGGAGGTCTTCGCCGGCGACGAAGCCTGGCAGGGCCTGAAGATCCCCGAGGGCGATCTCTATGGCTGGGACGACAAATCGACGTACGTGAAGCACCCGCCGTACTTCGTCGATCTGCCCGAGAAGCCGGCGCCGGTCATCGACATTCGCGGGGCGCGCGTGCTGGCGCTGCTCGGCGACAGCATCACGACGGACCACATCTCCCCGGCGGGCAGCATCCGCAAGGATGGTCCCGCGGGCAGGTACCTCATCGAGCACGGCGTCGCACCGAAGGACTTCAACTCGTACGGAGCCCGCCGCGGCAACCACGAGGTCATGGTGCGCGGCACCTTCGCCAACATCCGCCTGCGCAACCAGCTGGCCCCCGGCACCGAAGGCGGCGTCACCCGCCATCTGCCCGACGGCGAGCAGATGAGCATCTTCGACGCGTCGGTGCGCTACCAGAACGAAGGCGTTCCGCTGGTCGTTCTCGCCGGCAAGGAATACGGGTCGGGCTCCTCGCGCGACTGGGCGGCAAAGGGGCCGAAGCTCCTCGGCGTGCGCGCGGTCATCGCGGAGAGCTACGAGCGCATCCACCGCAGCAACCTGGTGGGCATGGGCATCCTGCCGCTGCAGTTCGGCGCAGGCGATAGCGCGCAGTCGCTCGGCCTCACCGGCGAAGAGGTCTTCGACATCGACGGCCTCCCCGCCCTCCTGGCCACCGGCCTCACGCACGGCCGCGAGCTCACCGTGAAGGCAAAGCGTGCCGACGGCATCGTGCGCGAGTTCGTCGCCACGGTCCGCATCGATACGCCGCAAGAGATCCACTACTACCAACACGGCGGTATCCTCCCGTTCGTGTTGCGCCAGCTCCTCGCGACGAAAAACTAG